The stretch of DNA TTGTCGAGATTGGCCTTGTCGACCGCAGTCAGCGCCGCAGCATGATCGTCGATGTACGTTTTAGCGGCCAGCGGATCGGCAAGCGCAATCCGCGTCGCGATGTTCTTGTGAACACCCGACGCGAAGTCCTTCTCTTTGAGGCTCATCGTCGCGGCGTCCCAGCCGTGCATCGCGCCCTGTTCTCGAAGTTCGAGAATACCGGCCGCGATGTTTTTATTGATCAGCGCCGGATTGTTGGCGTTCTCCAACGCGTCATTGGCAAACGTCTCAATTCGCGCCGTCGATGTTTCGTTGAACCAGCTTTTGCGCGCTTGCGCACTATGAACAACCGACTGCTGAAGGACCGACTGCAACCGGGACTGCGAGGCGTCCGAATAGCTCCGCGCCGCCCCGCCCGTCAGAGGCTTGCCAAATTCCTTGCGCTTCTCGTCGGCTTCCTTTTCGAACGCGGCGCGCGCGTCGACAGCGTTCCGGCCTTCGAGCGTCATGTATCCGCCTTCGCCGTACATTTTTTCGCGCAGCCAGTTCGAATAGGCGTTATCCGCGTCTTTCGCGCGGTTTGCGTCATCGAGCGCTTGCATTTGCGCCATTGCATCGGCCGCCTGACCCATGCCTTGCGCGAGCCCTTGCATGCCTCGCCCTGCGGCAGCGCCGAAGTCATCCGCCGACGCGCGCACGTCAATGCCCTGCTGGAAGTTGGGCCGCAGAGAGACGGTCTGCTGATATTCCGGAACCTTGACCACGCGACGCCCCCTTAAGAAATCGTGCCGACTGACGACTTGTATTGCCCGTAAGCCTTCGCCCCGCCGCCCAAGATCGTCCCCATAGCGCTCAGATAGCCGCCGCTCGATGCCGAGCTAGCGCTCATATTGCTTAGTTGCGCGCCTGCTCGCTTATTCGAAGCGTCGACTTTGTGCTCGTAGGCTTCACGATAGGAGTTTGTGCGGATCGTCAGCGCGTCAAGCTCGCCCAGCACCGCCGTATCGACCAGCGTATCGAGCGGAGAACCGAATGTCAGATCGACGCCGTTCGCGGCCATAGCCGCAGTCTGAGCGCCCTGTATCCGTGCGACCTCTTGGCGCTTTTTCTGTTCTTCGATCTGCCCGCGCTCAATCGCGTCTTTCGCCCGCTGATCGGCAATCTTCGCGTTCATGTTCTGCACTTGCGCGTTGAAGCGCTCGGCCTTCGCTGTCGCTTGCGCCTGCTGAACCTGACCGGCCGCGCCCATGAGCGTTGAGCCGAGCATAAGAGCCATCGTTATGTCGCACATCGGTCGACCTCAATTCGAAAATATAAAAGTCGTGGCCGCGATATGTGATCGGCTCAGAAAGCGTAAACCCCAGCCACCGCAGCCAGCGAACCGACACCTCGTTGCGAACATCGACGAAATTCGTCAGCTTCGAATATCTCTCTAACAGTTGGTTTCTCCATTCACGCGACCGGCGAAGAAACTCCATCTGATGAGAAAGAACGACATCGGTCCCGAGCAACCAGGGCGCGCCGACCCCGGCAAGAATGTTTAAATCGCCAACGCCGAACATCACCTCTGGACGGCCGTCAATCAGCCACGTCCAGGCGACCGACGACTTGCGAAGCGAGAACGCCAGGGCTTGCCCCGGCGTCTTTCCTGATGCCGCGTCGACCTCGAGCCTATCGGCCTCGCGCATCCGCCGCGCGATGCTGCGAATATGCTCTGGCCGCGCCCGAACGATCTGCGTCCGGGACTTCATTTGCCGACCGTCACGTCAGGCATGATCGCGAGAATTGTCATAGGAAGCGGATCGAATTGCTTGACGAACACGCGCCCGTTGTCGTTCCAATCCCACGGCGGCGTTATCTTGATGTCGCCGGTATAGAGCGCGATTGCTTCGTCCCACGCCTCGGTTGATCGCTGCTTATATTCGACTAAGTGCTCGCTGTTACGATCACCGTCATAAGGCCCGACGAAAATTCCGCGCGTCTTCTCAACGCGAAGCGTGACTTCAGAAACAGACTTCTGCCGACCCTGCACTGTGCCAAGCCCAGGCACCTGCCCAAGATCGAGGTTAAGCGTTTCGAGCGTCGCGACCATTGGAAGGCCGACGTGAACTTTCTTCGCCGCATTCGGCAGCACCACGCCGACGCCGCCCGTCACGTTGCCGACGACGAGATTGCGCACCACGTTGCCATCAGCCAGCGCGACGACAGCCTGCCCCTTCAAGTGATCGAGGCCCGTTATGATCTTCGCGGGCGCGCCTTCGTATGTCAGGCCGCAGTCGACGAAGAAAGCATCTTCGATCTTCTTGAACGCGCGCGAATGAAGCCGCTCGATATAGCGCTTCTCCGTGCCGTCAATCGTGCGCTTGACGATGAAATAAGGAACGTCTTCGATCCCCTCACGCGCGACAGTCACGTCCTCAAAAATCGCCGCTCCATTCGGGCCGCTTTCGTGGCGCGTCCATGCCCAAACGTCATGTTCTTTTAGATACGTCAGCGAGCAAAGCTTGCCGTTTTCCAACACGACCCAGACAATCGAATATGGAGCTTGCGCGTAACCCCACGCTTTGATCGTCTGATCTTCAAACAGATGCCGGGCAAGGATTGTCAGATCTTTGCCGTCGTATCCATTCGACGCGAAGTCGTAACTGAAATCTCGAACGACGCCGCCAGTCGCCTGCGAGAACAGCACAGTGTTTCCGACGACGACAGGCTGCACGCGAGACGAACCGCGATAACCCTGCGGATCAATTTTAATCGCAGACGGCGTGATCGCGTCCGAGTTAGACCCGCCGCTTACGACCCACTCAGCCCCCGACGTCAGAAGCATCAAGCCGCCCAGGGCAATCGCGCCGCGGATCTCGTTGACCTGCCGGGAGCGGATGCGGAACGTAACCGCGTCCGATGCCTTCGCCGGGCTCGAGTAGCCGAAATTCTCGTAATTCGCAGACTGCGATAGGAACCCCGCCTGCGGATCTTTCTTTGTCGAGAAGAAGCCAAGCCGCTGCTCGATGAATGTCGCAACGCGCGGATAATTGCCAGCACCTACGAACGGATTGCGGCCCGTCTGCGGCCCATCGGCCATGTCAGCGACTATGTTATTGTCGGTGAAAAGCGTTGTTTCTGATCGGCCGATGTAGCCGTAAATCCCGTTGCTTTCCTTGTAGATGATATAAGCCGACGCACCCGCGCGAGCGGTCCACGTCAGCACGTTTTTATTGTTGTTCAATGATAGGTCATTGACCGCCGTTACCGGACTGCTTGGCAGACTTTCCTCGCCGGTATCACCGTCTACGGCCGAAATGACATACTTCATTGGCTTGCCGTAAACGACTGTAATTGCAAGGCCGGTCGGAGTAGACGGCGCGCCGCTATCGGCCGCAGCCGGGATTTGCGGATCGACGCCGTTGATTTGCATCTGTTCAATGGTCGCCTCTGTCGTCGTCACTTCGACCAGAAGCCCTTGGTAATCTCCGTTGACTCGATAGAGCCGATAGAGAACCGCGCCAGCGACTGCGTTCCAGGTAAATTTAGTCTGCCGCCCGTCTTCCTTTTCCGTTTGCAATATACGACTGACCGTCGTCGAGCCCGCGCTTTCCGCGCCGCTCGCATTAACAGCGGTAACTCGGAACGACGCGTTCGTGTTGCTCCCGCTCTTGCGTTGGAAGTGCTCAGATACGGCGAGGCCGGTCGGCGCTGTGATCTTCGGCGCGAACGTCACCGGCGTAATCGTCCAATTGTCGTCTGCAAGCCGCGCGATCTTCTGCACCGGATAATCCGGATGGCAGAGATACATAACGTCAGCATCCTGAATATGATTCAGATCCCAGATGTCGGTATGCGCATAAGGCGTGACGACTTCGTAAGGAGCGCCAGATTTCAGGATCACGCCGCCGTCGCGAATGACCCTGAAACACTTGTCGCCAAACTCAAGCCGGTAAGTCTGTTCGGTGTTGAACTCGAACGGAATTTTTCGCGCGAACTTGGTGCTGTTCTTGATCTCGGTGACGAACTCAGTACCGGCCCGGTTCGACGCGCCGCCGTGCGGATGCACGAAGATATTGACCGCTGATCGGAGGCCAGACGAATACTTAGCCAGATCGACACGCGCGCCGAGCGCGGGCGATAGCTCACCGGCAGTAAATGACGGCTGATAGGCGCGAAGATCAGCCATTTATCCGCGCTCCGCGACAAGCTCGCTTTCGTGGTCCGATGTCTCGCGAACCTCGTTTGCGTCGGCCTCTGCCGCCGTCGCCTGCATCGCTTGCGCTAGCTGATAGCAGTCGGCACGTATTTTCGGATCTCGTGTCAGCGGCATCGCAATTCGCGTCGCGAGATGCCAGCTAAGCGCATCGATAAACAACGGAGAAAAGCGCGTCGGATCAGCGAGCTTTACAGTGTACCGGAGAAACGCGGGCGACAGATCGCAATAGATCGTCGTGCCCTCGGCATCGTGAGGATATGCAAGTTCTTCTTGCAGCGTCTTCGGGCCGGGATCGATAGTCGAATATTCCGGCCGAACCCATCGAACCTTGAGGCAATCGACGGGCCGCTTGTAGGCGTGCGCCCATCGGCCGGGCTTGTCGTTCGCCAATTCAGCGAGCGATTCCGTTTTGCCCGCAAACCGCCAGGGATAGACCTGCAAAAGCGTATCTCGCGCGTGCTCGTAGAACTGCTTGCAAGCGCGCGCTTCAGCGCCCGGCTCGTCTAGGCTCTGAATGTTTTGCTTGCCGATATTCGACAGGGCGAGATTGCAGATCGAAACGACCGAGGCCATGAGCGTTTAATTTCCTTCGTTCGGAAACAGGACGCTTGCGGCGTCCTTGTCCTTTGCTTTCGGCTCCATGCCCGCTTCGATGATTTCGAGGGACATACTGCGGCCGCCCTTGCTTTCGCTCATGCTTGACACGCGAACGGTTGCCGTCATCGTCATGAGTGTCCCGACGCGCACCGTATCGATGCCCATTGCGTCGATTTGCTTTTCATCGAAATAGAGCGACGGAAAGTATTCATCGCTCGTAGAGCCTTCCGGCTTGCTGGAAGGTTCGTCGTACTTTTGCCCCAAGCTGACGAGTTTCATTCCCCTGCCTCTTCTTCCTGATCCACCAACGACCCGCTTAGAACCGCCACCGGCAGAACTGGCAAATTGTTGTAGAGTTTGCTGCCGTCATCGATCACGACGACGCCTAAGACTTGCTGGTCATTGTGGAGCGCGGCGTCTGCATCGAGCACGTCGACACCAAGCACGCGCTCATTGCCGACGAAAAGAACATCAGCGTCGGCCTCGACAATTCCAATCACAGGCCGGTTGTTGAATAGAATGGTGCCGCTGGTTACGACCCTGACGCCGAGCACACGTTGCTCATTGAAGATCGAAGCCATGCGGCACCTGCTCTGCTTGGTTTATGAGAGAAGAAGGGCGCGAACGCCCTTCCGTTTAAATGTCGTCGCCAGTCTCGCCGGTAGAGCCCGGCGCGATCCAATCGGGCTGAACGCCGCCGATAGCTTCGGCCACGCCGTTGCCCGTCACCGTTACCGGCGCAGGAGCATCAGCGAACGGCCCGCGCTCGCTCTCGCTTGCCTCGACATAGGCCGCGATAATGCGGTCAGCTTCCGTCGCGTTGGCGACGTTCTCGCCAGTGATCGCTTTCGCAAGCGCTTTGCGATCTGCGGCTTTCCCATCCCGCCAATCGGCAGGAACGACAACAGGCCCGGCAGGTTTGGACTGATCGGCCGTCACTTCTGCCGGTTTCGATCCGCCCGTTTTGCCGTCGCCATCGTGGTCGCCCTTGCCGCCGAAAGAATATGGACGCGTCCACTTCGGCGGATTCTTCAGATCGTCCGGAACGTCGAAGATCGACCCCGGCTCTCTGATCTCGCCGCCGAAATAGCCACGTACTTTTGCAACGACTTTAGCCATTGGACTGGTTCCCCATCGTTACGCCCGCCGTTACCTTGCCCGCCGTCATCGGACCCGTCGCGACTGTGTAGTACAGACGCGCATAGCGCTCGTCCGTGCCGCGCGTGATGTATTCCGGAACGACGATGAAGCCCTGCACAAGTTCGGCCTTGCCGATTGCACGGCTCTGCCAAACAGTCTTTGCAGACGAGAAACTTTCGTTATCGTCGACTTCGAGAGAAAACTGCAAAGTCGCAGAGCCAGAAGCGGTGAACGCTTCGATCACCTGGATAAGCAACGGGATCGAGCACCCCTTGCCGATGTCGCGAGCGAGGTTCACGGCAGCGCCGTAGACGCGCCCCGTAGCGCCCAGGTCGATAACATTCGTAGATGCAGCCGACGCCGTAATTGCCTGCGCATCAGACAAAAGAGACTGATTGTCGAAGATCATTTTAAAGCCTTTCGTTTCGGCCTATCCGGCCCCCGTTAATGGATGGCCCGCCTGTTACAGCGGGCCAGCCGGATTATGCGTATGCCGGAACAAGCGCCTCGGTATTCAGAAGCGCGTCCGTCTCGCGGATCGGAATACCGCGATACGTCTTGACTTCCTTGCCTTCGACAACGGCCTGCGACAGACCCGTATAGTTCGCGTTTGCAGCAAGAAGCGCGCGGTCGCTCGACTGAGCGTCAAGGATTTCGAGAACGTCGCGGTTCATGTAGATCGCGATCCGGCTCGACTGAGCGTCGCGACGGCGCGACTGCAAGCGGTAGTACCCCTTGCGGAGCAGCGCCCACAGATCGACAGTGCCCGCCAGCATTTCGGAAACGTCGATGTTCGCGATACGGGCGTTATAGCGCCAGTCTTTCACGAACATGCCGATATGCCAGTTAAACAGCGTCTCCTTGACGTAGTAGGGATTGCCCGCGCTATCGGTAACGCGCTGCTCGCCCTTGTCCTCAATCGAGATGCCCGCCTTCATGCCCTTGGGATAGAGCAACGAGGTTGCATGATCGCCCCAGGTAACGAACCAGATCGACGTGTTGTCGCTTCCGGAGCCGCCGCCATGGATAACCTGCTCGCCCGCGCCAGGACCGCCGCGCACGGAGTAACGAGCCGATAGACCCTTGAACTTGTCAGGCGTCGTCGCCGTGTCGTGATAGAACAGACCCGTTGCCATTTCCTGATTCATGGCTTCGAGATACGGAGCGCTATCGACGAGACGCGCCTTTGCAGGATCGGGCGCAAGCTTGAGCAAGCGCGTATCGATTTGCGAGCCAGCTTCGAGGAAGCCGGTCGTATCGTCGACCTGCTGCATCGTCGCCTTTGACTGCGGAACGCCTTTGTAAAGACGGCCCCAGCCGACAGTCGGCAAACCTGTGCGGATCATGTGGCGATGCTGCGCCTGCATGTTGCACTCGGTCGCGATTGCGTCGTCTAGGATAGAATTTTGCTGATTGAGAATTTCAGCAACCGTTCCCTCAGCGGACCCCTTAAAGGCGTCGATGAGGTTAGGGAAAGATTTGCCAATAGTAGCCATGTTTAGCCTTTCGGAGCGTCACTAGGAAACAGGACGTGTGCAGGATCGGCAGGTTTGCCGGAACCGCCCGCGCCACCACTCGGCGGGGAATCCTCGCGGATCATCGCCCCGGCCTTCGACATGAAACGGATAAGCTCAGGATGGTTGCCGCCTCCACTGGCGTTCAAATATTCCTTCAGTGCTGGCGTCCCGAGCTTGTTGACGGCGCGCGTAGCTGACGCGACAGTCGCGTCCCACTTGTCGCCGCCGATTTCCTTGTCAGCCTTCGCGCTATCGGCCCAGCCTTGGATCGTTTCGCCCCACTGCTTCGCCTCTTGCTCGATCTCTGCGCGCCGCGTTTCGATGTAATCGTTCGTTAGCTCTTGAGCTTCGCGGTGCGTGTAGCCTTTGGCTTTGAGACGTGGACTGAGCTTGTCGAGCAATGCCTTGTCGACCTCTACGCCGTCCGGCATCGTCAGGTTATATTTGCCGTCTTCAGGCACCTGATCGAGCGGATCGGCGCTCTTTTTGTCCTTGTCTTCTGCCGGTTTCGTCTTGTCGTGCTCAGCCTTCGCCGCAGCGCTCTCCGCATCGCTCTTGCTCGGATCTGCGACGTATTCCTTCCAATCGGTCGGCGCTTTATCACCGGCAGGCGTAGCTTCCGCAGGCTTCGCAGGATCAACGGGCGCAGCCGGATCGGCAGGCTTCTCGTTGGGGAACAGGATCGTGCCTGGATCGCTCGGAGGCGTATTGCCGCCAGCGCCTTCATCATCAGGCGCGAAGAAAAACGCGGGAAAGAATACGCTTCTAAGCAATGTCTGCATCGTCTTCAGGCTCCAATTTCTCAGCAAGCGACTTCGCCGCTGCCTTGTCCGCTTCCCGAATTTCCTTCATCGCCAGCAGCAATTCGGGATAGAACTGCGGGTCGATCTCATCGAGCTTTGCGATCAGCTTTCGGCCGGCCGATTGCAGCCCGAGCGCGTAATTCGTCGAATTGTTTTCGCCTGTGTAAGCGTCCGTGTAGATCGCGCACTGTTCGAGCATCCAGAACAGAACGCGCTTGCCACCGGCCAACGCGAAGACATCGCGAAACGCCTTCGACATCTCCGCGCGTTCGATGATTTGCGCGGGCGAAAGTTGTTCTGTTAAATCCTCGCGCATCAGCCAATCCCCAGCTTTTGCAGCAGCGCGCCGCCGCCAGCGTTATTCTGAGCATCAGCGAGCACCGACGCGGCTTCCGCGCCCTGCTTTGCAGCGGGTGCCATTGTGGCCGCCATCGCCGCGCTTTCTGCCGCCTGCTGCTTCTGCGCGCGCGCTTGGCGGGTCTTCGCAACTTCATCGTCAGGCACAACGATAGACGGCGGCACGCCGATATAATCGAAGTACACGTCTACAGCTTCGTCCGCGTCGATCTTGTCGAGAACGTCAGGCTTCACAGCAGACAACTGACCGACGAACGCAACACCGCGCTCGATGCTTCCAGTCGCGACGGCCTTCTGAGCTTGCGCCAGCATCGACGTATATTCGATGCCGAGGTTTTTCTTTTGCAGATCAGGAGGCGGCGGCGGCAGCATTTCGCGCCTGTTCATGATCGCATAGGAGCGCTCGATAATCGGCTCGAGTTGTCCGTTGTAAATGTTTTCGAGCACCGGCCCGAGCGCCAGCAGCTTTTCTTCCTTGCGCTCCGCGATCTCGAATTGATTGCGCGGCTGAATGCCTTCCATGTTCGCCAGCATCAGGAACAGATCAGCGTAAAACGTGCGATCTACGCGCCTCTGCGTCTCGTTGATGTCCTCGCGAAGCTCGCCCAGGCGCAAATCAACCTGCATTGCAGGGCGGTAGCCGACGTTGGCGCTTTGGGCGTCGACGTAGGTAATCGAGCCCGGCAGAAGCGAAGCCGGGTTGTTTCGCATGCTCGTCGGTCCCGTCATCGGCGGCCGGACTTGCTTGTCTATGCCTTCGAGCTTCCGCGACTGCTCTTTTTGCAGCATCTTCACGTCACCGATGGCATCTTGCCCCGGCGACGTCGCGTAGTGATCATCTCCCGATAGTTCCCACGGCGGCGCGATAATCGGGTTTTCTTCGAAGCCGCTTTCTTCAAGAAGCTTGTCGCCGTCGCCGCCTTCCTCCCAATAGTTCGAGAGATAAGGCATATCCCACTTAGCCGCGCTGTCCGGATTGCGGTTTAGACGCGGCTCGATTGCCTGCCAGATAACGAAAGTCTCATCGTATCGGCCGGAATCATACTTCTCGCGGATGCGATTGCTGACGTTCTTCAGCCCGAAGCGCCCGACGATCCGCTGAACCGACCAGCGGAAATTGCGATAGAGCGTCGTCGCACGGCCCTTTTCATCGCGCGCGATCCAGAACGTCCCATGCAAAAGCTGGATCATGCGAATTACTTTTTCGTCGTCTTCGACGAGGATGCCGCACGACTGACCGAACAGGCCTAGATCGCCGTATCCTGTATGGAACGAGGTATAGAGGTTCGATGCCGAGAACACCTTGCGCATGCGTTCCTCGGTCAGAGACAGGTATTGCTTGACCGGCGCAAAGTCTCGCAGTTCCGGATCTTCGGCCGCGAGCTTGAACCAAGGCCGGGCTGGCGATGTCAGGCCCGAATGCATGCCTGATTTCAGCGTGCGATAGGCGAGCGTTCCCGTCCCGTCGATAATCTTCTTGCGCGAAGCGGCGCGTTCAGCACGCAATTGCGCGCGATACCGCGTCGGATCGACATTGTTCGCAAGCTCTTGCCAGTCGCTTTCCCACGGCTGGCGGATCTGCTTCAGTTCTTCGCAACGCCTGCGGTGATAGGCGATTTGCGTCTCGTTGCTCGGAGCGTTCGCGCTCATCTGAAGCCACCAATCTGAAACGCGTCGACTTCCACGTAATTGCCGACGACGTGGCCGCCGTCAGTTTTCGCTTCCGTGCGCTCGCCTGAGAGAAGAAAGGCCCGCGCGCCCCAGATGATCACCGGAGGCGCGGGGTTACGAGGCATTACGCCCTCGTGGACCTGCTTATTGCTTGCCTTGTCGAACAGCCGGAAACGCATGCGTTACTGCCCGAGCAACGTCTTTTTGCCGGTATCGCCTACCGACGTGACGCCAGAGCCAGACGTAAGAACCGTCTGCGTTCCGGCTCGCATCCGATCGAGCGTCCGTCTGGACGACGCCGAGCGAGCGGCATCGCCATCAGGAGAGCGCTGCTGAGCGTATTGCGTCGGCTCTTGGAGCTTTGGCGTAGATGAAGACTGCGGAAGAATGCACATAGCGGCACCTTTCGTTTAAACGGCTAAGAGATGGAGGGTTACGATGGCGACGCAGAACGTGCTGATGAACAGCGAAACGAATGCGCCTAAGCGCGATTGCGTCGCCTCAGCGACGTAGGACACGGCGAAAGGAAGCGCGGACAGAACGGCGAGCTTCACATAGAGAGCGTTATGTTCGATCAGATAGACCGCGATGCAGGCGGCAAACAAAAGGACGCAAAGCGCGCGCCCGTTAGCGGCGGCATTCTTCGCGATTGTGAGGCGTTCTAGTTCGCTCATTGCTGCACTCCGGATTAGGAGCGCACCAAATCACGCGAACGGTTGTCGCCTTCACTCGAGAGGGTCGTAATCGGTCGTGACCGAGTGATAGCTTTCGCCGTTGGCTGTCGTCTTCTCTTGCAAGCGAACCTTCTTCGCGACCGGCTCGGCAAACGTGAGCGCCAGCGCATCGCCCTTGTTTGGCGACGGCAGAAGGCGCTCTTTCATGTCTTCCTTGCTTTCGAGTTGGATCTTGCCATCCGTGCGAGGAACGGTTTCCGGCCCGACAATATCGTCATAAAGCTCCGTATCTTTCGGATCGATTGCGCCGCCCTGCTTCAGCCAGAGCTTCATGAGCCCCCACATTT from Hyphomicrobium sp. 99 encodes:
- a CDS encoding Bbp16 family capsid cement protein; protein product: MIFDNQSLLSDAQAITASAASTNVIDLGATGRVYGAAVNLARDIGKGCSIPLLIQVIEAFTASGSATLQFSLEVDDNESFSSAKTVWQSRAIGKAELVQGFIVVPEYITRGTDERYARLYYTVATGPMTAGKVTAGVTMGNQSNG
- a CDS encoding major capsid protein, with the protein product MATIGKSFPNLIDAFKGSAEGTVAEILNQQNSILDDAIATECNMQAQHRHMIRTGLPTVGWGRLYKGVPQSKATMQQVDDTTGFLEAGSQIDTRLLKLAPDPAKARLVDSAPYLEAMNQEMATGLFYHDTATTPDKFKGLSARYSVRGGPGAGEQVIHGGGSGSDNTSIWFVTWGDHATSLLYPKGMKAGISIEDKGEQRVTDSAGNPYYVKETLFNWHIGMFVKDWRYNARIANIDVSEMLAGTVDLWALLRKGYYRLQSRRRDAQSSRIAIYMNRDVLEILDAQSSDRALLAANANYTGLSQAVVEGKEVKTYRGIPIRETDALLNTEALVPAYA
- a CDS encoding portal protein; translated protein: MSANAPSNETQIAYHRRRCEELKQIRQPWESDWQELANNVDPTRYRAQLRAERAASRKKIIDGTGTLAYRTLKSGMHSGLTSPARPWFKLAAEDPELRDFAPVKQYLSLTEERMRKVFSASNLYTSFHTGYGDLGLFGQSCGILVEDDEKVIRMIQLLHGTFWIARDEKGRATTLYRNFRWSVQRIVGRFGLKNVSNRIREKYDSGRYDETFVIWQAIEPRLNRNPDSAAKWDMPYLSNYWEEGGDGDKLLEESGFEENPIIAPPWELSGDDHYATSPGQDAIGDVKMLQKEQSRKLEGIDKQVRPPMTGPTSMRNNPASLLPGSITYVDAQSANVGYRPAMQVDLRLGELREDINETQRRVDRTFYADLFLMLANMEGIQPRNQFEIAERKEEKLLALGPVLENIYNGQLEPIIERSYAIMNRREMLPPPPPDLQKKNLGIEYTSMLAQAQKAVATGSIERGVAFVGQLSAVKPDVLDKIDADEAVDVYFDYIGVPPSIVVPDDEVAKTRQARAQKQQAAESAAMAATMAPAAKQGAEAASVLADAQNNAGGGALLQKLGIG
- a CDS encoding phage protein Gp13 family protein; amino-acid sequence: MKSRTQIVRARPEHIRSIARRMREADRLEVDAASGKTPGQALAFSLRKSSVAWTWLIDGRPEVMFGVGDLNILAGVGAPWLLGTDVVLSHQMEFLRRSREWRNQLLERYSKLTNFVDVRNEVSVRWLRWLGFTLSEPITYRGHDFYIFELRSTDVRHNDGSYARLNAHGRGRSGSAGASDSEGRALQRASAEHEREDCRSAGERRD